The following coding sequences lie in one Pirellulales bacterium genomic window:
- the rpsR gene encoding 30S ribosomal protein S18, with protein MDYKDLELLTKLTNRQGKIVSRRKSGCTAASQHAVTSAIKRARFMALLPYVGE; from the coding sequence GTGGATTACAAGGACCTTGAGTTGCTCACGAAGTTAACCAATCGCCAAGGCAAAATCGTCAGCCGGCGCAAGAGCGGCTGCACCGCCGCCAGCCAACACGCCGTGACCTCGGCCATCAAGCGCGCCCGCTTCATGGCACTGCTGCCGTATGTTGGC